One Parafrankia discariae genomic window carries:
- a CDS encoding integrase core domain-containing protein, with product MRTPPQPPKVNAIAEHWIDTVCRECTERLLIVSERHLTTARTTYTGHFHTHRPHRSLGQHPPDPPPAVTPTPGSTVLRTRILGGLINQYRNARPTTPPDDHVSHRRPAHRPKPEFRSPTRWTDTMPRIIRS from the coding sequence GTGCGCACACCGCCACAGCCACCGAAAGTGAACGCGATCGCGGAACACTGGATCGATACCGTCTGCCGCGAATGCACCGAAAGACTCCTGATCGTCTCCGAACGGCACCTGACCACCGCCCGCACCACATATACCGGGCATTTCCACACCCACCGGCCTCACCGCTCCCTCGGCCAGCATCCGCCCGACCCACCACCCGCGGTCACCCCGACCCCGGGTTCCACCGTCCTTCGCACACGCATCCTCGGCGGGCTGATCAACCAGTACCGCAACGCCCGCCCGACGACACCCCCGGACGATCACGTCAGCCACAGAAGACCAGCTCACAGGCCGAAACCCGAATTTCGGAGCCCCACACGATGGACGGACACGATGCCACGCATCATTCGATCATGA